One stretch of Candidatus Eremiobacteraceae bacterium DNA includes these proteins:
- a CDS encoding branched-chain amino acid ABC transporter substrate-binding protein encodes MFAAALVACCCAAPAASLADFEPYTKVITISLVAPLSGDERQLGIDLSNGVNLAVDETNESRSLTDFGWKVQTFDDQADPGIALQEAQFALVDPTVGFVIGHVGAEETNFALQTYHEQEMPLIIPTQPYFQLTQHGYDNVFRLCPTDVEEGTQAAKYAEKTLKAKLVTVVYVKDQFGVDSALGFQNYAASGKTTKTDGIGVDVDMKSDKDIVAAVKADAPDVLYFSGPGAKLQKVLADIRAAGITAPAIANDGFYDPASLKAAGSASDGMLVTSCVPPLDLMPTAQVFVHHYQARYGQPSSFALFGYVAAQIAIAAAKQIHTADHLQIDRELSVGTFETIIGQISFQRGGDVFEPDVYFYKASSGQLKYDSASVPNPLIISRQNSGG; translated from the coding sequence TTGTTCGCTGCTGCGCTCGTGGCATGCTGCTGCGCCGCGCCGGCCGCGTCGCTCGCCGATTTCGAGCCGTATACGAAGGTCATCACGATCTCGCTCGTCGCGCCGCTATCGGGTGACGAACGTCAGCTCGGCATCGACTTGAGCAACGGCGTCAACCTCGCGGTCGACGAGACGAACGAGAGCCGTTCGCTCACCGATTTCGGATGGAAGGTCCAGACCTTCGACGATCAGGCGGATCCCGGCATCGCGCTTCAGGAGGCGCAGTTCGCGCTCGTCGATCCGACCGTCGGCTTCGTCATCGGCCACGTCGGCGCCGAAGAGACCAACTTCGCGCTGCAGACGTATCACGAACAAGAGATGCCGCTCATCATACCGACGCAGCCGTACTTCCAGCTGACGCAGCACGGTTACGACAACGTCTTCCGTCTTTGCCCGACCGACGTCGAAGAAGGGACCCAGGCGGCGAAGTACGCGGAGAAGACGCTCAAAGCGAAGTTGGTCACGGTCGTCTACGTCAAAGACCAGTTCGGCGTCGACAGCGCGCTTGGCTTTCAGAACTACGCGGCCTCCGGAAAGACGACGAAGACCGACGGCATCGGCGTCGACGTCGACATGAAGTCGGACAAGGATATCGTCGCTGCGGTCAAGGCGGACGCTCCGGACGTCCTATACTTCAGCGGCCCGGGCGCGAAACTGCAAAAAGTCCTCGCCGACATCCGCGCGGCAGGCATCACCGCGCCGGCGATCGCGAATGACGGTTTCTACGATCCGGCTTCGCTCAAGGCGGCGGGAAGCGCCTCCGATGGGATGCTCGTGACGTCATGCGTGCCGCCGCTCGACCTCATGCCGACGGCGCAGGTGTTCGTGCATCATTATCAGGCGCGCTACGGGCAGCCGTCGTCGTTCGCGTTGTTCGGCTACGTCGCCGCACAGATAGCGATCGCGGCCGCGAAGCAGATCCACACGGCCGATCACCTTCAGATCGACCGCGAGCTCTCGGTGGGGACATTCGAGACGATCATCGGACAGATCTCGTTCCAGCGCGGCGGCGACGTCTTCGAGCCTGACGTCTACTTCTACAAGGCCTCGAGCGGACAGCTCAAATACGACTCGGCATCCGTGCCGAATCCGCTCATAATCTCCCGTCAGAACAGCGGTGGTTAG
- a CDS encoding class I SAM-dependent methyltransferase, which translates to MAIDIKATNGTTSPPQALMQAVADRKERPKPWVDADAFPWRDEDFSARFVRRANYQSLYGMQETGEEVDALCALLQCAPKASVLDLCSGNGRHAIAMALRGRRATGIDVGPGAVQLARETAKNLGLTIDFRLLDVKRISFEDAYDGAYLTCGGFSDFSPSDASEILAIVGRALVPGGRFVFEYADADVASRADERSWQFVSGDESMFADGPHLQLDERVYDAEASADVFRHFVVPSDGHVREFSRSRQYYKEVAVRAMVAAAHLEPIGSSAGSAPGLKRFAAKRP; encoded by the coding sequence ATGGCGATCGATATCAAGGCGACCAACGGCACGACGAGTCCGCCGCAGGCGCTCATGCAAGCAGTCGCGGATCGCAAGGAACGGCCGAAACCGTGGGTCGACGCCGACGCTTTCCCGTGGCGTGACGAGGATTTCTCCGCACGCTTCGTGCGGCGCGCGAACTACCAGTCGCTCTACGGCATGCAAGAGACCGGCGAAGAAGTCGATGCGCTCTGCGCGCTGTTGCAGTGCGCGCCCAAGGCGAGCGTGCTCGATCTCTGCTCCGGCAACGGCCGCCACGCGATCGCGATGGCTCTGCGCGGACGACGTGCGACCGGCATCGATGTCGGTCCCGGCGCGGTCCAGCTCGCTCGCGAGACGGCGAAGAACCTCGGCTTGACGATCGATTTCCGCCTGCTCGACGTGAAGCGTATCTCGTTCGAAGACGCGTACGACGGCGCGTATCTGACCTGTGGCGGCTTCAGCGACTTCAGCCCGAGTGACGCGTCAGAGATCCTCGCGATCGTCGGACGCGCGCTCGTGCCCGGCGGCCGATTCGTCTTCGAATATGCCGACGCCGATGTGGCGTCGCGCGCGGACGAGCGTTCGTGGCAGTTCGTCTCGGGCGACGAGTCGATGTTCGCCGACGGCCCGCACCTGCAGCTCGACGAGCGCGTTTACGATGCCGAAGCGAGCGCCGACGTCTTCCGGCACTTCGTCGTGCCATCCGACGGCCACGTCCGCGAGTTCTCGCGCAGCCGCCAGTATTATAAGGAAGTCGCGGTGAGGGCGATGGTCGCCGCCGCGCATCTGGAGCCCATCGGCTCGAGCGCGGGAAGCGCGCCCGGCCTCAAGCGCTTCGCGGCGAAACGACCCTAA
- a CDS encoding UbiA-like polyprenyltransferase produces MNGLRLFLQEIKIEHTLFALPFAYAGALLAARGVPSAHVLVWITLAVLGARTAAMSANRLLDAKIDKKNPRTAGRAVASGKLKASTMIVAIVAGLVLLTIAAYELNPLCLALLPIGAAGVIIYPLVKRWTWAVHFVLGAVDALAPLGAWIAVTGRFEPGAWLLFGAVTVWVAGFDILYALMDHDFDVAEGIRSIPARFGSAAGRFVPQLLHALLVIALAALGILTHVGALYYVGVAAALALLVYELSLIRRRRDVFALNAAVFNANMAFSVVFLISTAASIAVRGAL; encoded by the coding sequence ATGAACGGCCTGCGTCTCTTCCTTCAAGAGATCAAGATCGAGCACACGCTGTTCGCGTTGCCGTTCGCCTACGCGGGTGCCTTGCTCGCCGCGCGCGGCGTGCCGAGCGCGCATGTGCTCGTATGGATTACGCTCGCGGTGCTCGGCGCCCGGACCGCTGCGATGTCGGCGAACCGGCTGCTCGACGCGAAGATCGACAAGAAGAACCCGCGCACGGCCGGGCGCGCCGTCGCCTCCGGCAAGCTGAAGGCTTCGACGATGATCGTCGCGATCGTCGCCGGCCTCGTGCTGCTGACGATCGCGGCATACGAGCTCAATCCGCTGTGTCTCGCGCTTCTCCCGATCGGCGCGGCCGGCGTCATCATCTACCCGCTCGTCAAGCGCTGGACGTGGGCGGTGCACTTCGTCCTCGGCGCCGTCGATGCGCTCGCACCGCTCGGCGCGTGGATCGCCGTCACCGGACGCTTCGAGCCCGGCGCATGGCTGCTCTTCGGGGCCGTCACCGTGTGGGTCGCCGGCTTCGATATCCTGTACGCATTGATGGATCACGACTTCGACGTCGCCGAAGGGATCAGGTCGATCCCCGCGCGCTTCGGATCGGCCGCCGGCCGCTTCGTGCCGCAGCTGCTCCACGCACTGCTCGTCATCGCGCTCGCAGCGCTCGGCATCCTGACGCACGTCGGCGCCCTCTACTACGTCGGCGTGGCCGCCGCGCTCGCCTTGCTCGTCTACGAACTCTCGCTCATCCGGCGTCGACGCGATGTCTTCGCGCTCAACGCCGCGGTCTTCAACGCCAACATGGCGTTTTCGGTCGTCTTTCTCATCAGTACTGCGGCGTCGATCGCAGTGCGAGGTGCGCTGTGA
- a CDS encoding uroporphyrinogen-III synthase, with amino-acid sequence MPLPLAGVRVMVTRSADHARELIDLLEGRGAAVDVVPLIHLGPPPHERALQEAIDAADDFAWIVFTSVSGVESFARRRKRSLGVNPHIAAIGPATSEAVATLLGRPPHVVPSRYVAEAIAQALVDAASPGSSVLLVQAEDARPVLAHRLKLARFEVTAVAAYSTVLQAPADFDARIAHVDVVTLASASAVRSLVIGLGGDLAPSKLRGKLIVCIGPITETEARRAGLHVELTPERSTVDGLVEELCRYYEGAASS; translated from the coding sequence GTGCCTCTGCCCCTCGCCGGCGTCCGAGTCATGGTGACGCGCTCCGCCGATCATGCGCGCGAGCTCATCGACCTTCTCGAGGGTCGAGGCGCCGCCGTCGACGTCGTACCGCTCATCCACTTGGGTCCTCCGCCGCACGAGCGCGCGCTGCAAGAGGCGATCGACGCTGCCGACGATTTCGCGTGGATCGTTTTCACGAGCGTCAGCGGCGTCGAATCGTTCGCGCGCCGCCGCAAGCGTTCGCTCGGCGTCAACCCGCATATCGCAGCGATCGGACCTGCGACCTCGGAGGCCGTCGCGACCCTCCTCGGCAGGCCGCCGCACGTCGTCCCTTCGCGCTACGTCGCCGAAGCGATCGCCCAAGCGCTCGTCGACGCGGCGTCGCCCGGATCGAGCGTGCTCCTCGTACAGGCCGAGGATGCGCGCCCCGTGCTCGCCCACCGTCTCAAGCTCGCGCGTTTCGAGGTCACGGCGGTCGCCGCGTACTCGACGGTCTTACAGGCGCCCGCGGACTTCGACGCACGCATCGCGCACGTCGACGTCGTCACGCTCGCATCCGCGAGCGCCGTGCGCTCGCTCGTCATCGGTCTCGGCGGCGACCTCGCACCGTCGAAGCTGAGAGGCAAACTTATCGTTTGCATCGGGCCGATCACCGAAACTGAAGCGCGTCGCGCCGGGCTGCACGTCGAGCTGACCCCGGAGCGGTCGACCGTCGACGGTCTCGTCGAAGAGCTGTGCCGCTACTACGAGGGCGCCGCTTCAAGTTGA
- a CDS encoding menaquinone biosynthesis decarboxylase gives MRTHGAVYANLREFVDDMRRRGELIEVAAPVDPKLEIAEIADRCVKSQSGGPALLFTAVRGSTMPLLINALATRGRMSAALGVGGLDELGDKVRHILTTLQPGGGSALSKLFELKDLAGIMPKTVRNAPCQEVVLEGDAVDLTSLPVITCWPQDGGPFITLPLVFTKHPQTGSQNVGMYRMQVYDRNTTGMHWQRHKHGREHQDASKRDARMPVAVAIGTEPIVTYTGSAPLPANIDEMLLAGFLRGKAVPMVACKTVDLQVPAEAEVILEGYVDNAELRIEGPFGDHTGVYTPPEPFPVFHVTCMTRRRSPIYWTTIVGKPPMEDQWLGKATERLFLPLLQQMLPEVVDYNLPVEGGFQNLVLVSVRKRYPGQAKKVMYALWGLGHMMMLTRNIVVVDDDVDVQNVRDVAWTALNNVDAGRDLVFAPGPVDHLDHAGPMPLLGTRLGIDATRKGPEEGYMRGWPETVVMSQSVKDDVARRWSEFGLAGVVDIR, from the coding sequence GAGAACGCACGGAGCCGTGTACGCCAACCTGCGCGAGTTCGTCGACGACATGCGACGGCGCGGCGAACTCATCGAGGTCGCGGCACCGGTCGATCCCAAGCTCGAGATCGCGGAGATCGCAGACCGCTGCGTCAAGAGTCAGAGCGGCGGCCCTGCCCTGTTGTTCACCGCTGTCCGCGGCTCGACGATGCCCCTGCTCATAAACGCCCTCGCGACGCGCGGCCGCATGTCCGCGGCGCTCGGCGTCGGCGGTCTCGACGAGCTCGGCGACAAGGTCCGCCATATCCTGACCACGCTCCAACCCGGCGGCGGATCGGCGCTGAGCAAGCTGTTCGAGCTCAAAGATCTCGCGGGCATCATGCCCAAGACGGTCCGCAACGCGCCGTGCCAGGAAGTCGTCCTCGAAGGCGACGCAGTCGACCTCACGTCGCTGCCGGTGATCACGTGCTGGCCGCAAGACGGCGGACCGTTCATCACGCTGCCGCTCGTCTTCACGAAGCATCCGCAAACCGGATCGCAAAACGTCGGCATGTATCGCATGCAGGTCTACGATCGAAATACGACCGGCATGCACTGGCAGCGGCACAAGCACGGGCGCGAACATCAAGACGCTTCTAAGCGCGACGCGCGCATGCCGGTCGCAGTCGCCATCGGCACCGAGCCGATCGTGACGTACACCGGCTCGGCTCCGCTGCCCGCGAACATCGACGAGATGCTACTCGCCGGTTTTCTCCGCGGCAAAGCGGTGCCGATGGTGGCGTGCAAGACCGTCGATCTGCAGGTGCCCGCTGAAGCCGAGGTCATCCTCGAAGGGTACGTCGACAACGCCGAGCTGCGCATCGAAGGACCGTTCGGCGATCACACCGGCGTGTACACGCCGCCCGAGCCGTTCCCCGTCTTCCACGTCACGTGCATGACGCGGAGGCGCTCGCCCATCTATTGGACGACCATCGTCGGCAAGCCGCCGATGGAAGACCAGTGGCTCGGCAAGGCGACGGAACGCCTCTTCCTTCCGTTATTGCAGCAGATGCTTCCCGAGGTCGTCGACTACAACTTGCCGGTCGAAGGGGGCTTCCAAAACCTCGTGCTCGTGTCGGTGCGCAAGCGCTATCCCGGTCAAGCGAAGAAGGTCATGTACGCGCTTTGGGGCCTAGGACATATGATGATGCTGACGCGCAACATCGTCGTCGTCGATGACGATGTCGACGTCCAGAACGTACGCGACGTCGCGTGGACCGCGCTCAACAATGTCGATGCAGGACGCGATCTCGTTTTCGCACCGGGGCCGGTCGACCACCTCGACCATGCCGGACCTATGCCGCTGCTCGGCACGCGCCTCGGTATCGACGCGACGCGCAAAGGGCCCGAGGAGGGCTACATGCGCGGCTGGCCTGAAACCGTCGTCATGTCGCAAAGCGTGAAGGACGACGTCGCTCGCCGTTGGAGCGAATTCGGGCTAGCGGGCGTCGTCGATATCAGATGA